The window TCCTGGACCACGCGGTAAGCGGCGAGTTCGAGGCCGGGGGGAAGGGAGCGGGGCGGACCTGCCACGGTCAGGTCGACGTGCAGTCCGGTGTTCCGTACCCGTCCCACGAGCGTCTCCAGCTGGTCAAGGCCGGGCTGCGGGGCCAGTGCGGCCTCCGTGTCCGCATCCGTGCCCTCGTCCCGGTCGTCCATGGTGAGCAGGCCCATGACGTGGCGTAGCTCGGTCATGGCCGCCCGGCCGCCCGCCTCCACGGCCAGCAGCGCCTCGCCTGCCTGCTCCGGGGAGGTAATCATGATCTTGCGGGCGGCACCCGCCTGGATGACCATCACGCTGACGTTGTGCGTGACGACGTCGTGCAGTTCGCGGGCGATCCTGGCCCGCTCGTGCTCGACGGCCCGGCGAAGGACCTCGCCCTGCTCGTGCTCCAGGGCAGAGAGCCGGGTGCGGCCTTCGTCGGTACGGAGTTTCCAGGTGCGCAGGCCGATGGCGGCCCCGGCCATCGGGACCAGAATCAGCAGGGCGATGTACTCGTTGGGGACGATCGGCGTCACCGAGTTCCCCGAGGTGCCGACCAGGAGGACCGACACCGGCAGCGCAACGAGGGTGGCCGTCCGGTAGGGACTGTGGACGGCGGCGCTGTATACGGCGATGACGAACGCGTAGAACGTCAGCCGCATCACGCTGTGGGGTGTCGCCAGTGTCGCGGCCGTCACCACGCTCAGCACGGCGAGGGGGAAGCGGCGGCGCAGCGCCAAGGCGCCGGAGGCGACGGCCGCGAGCGTCACCATGAGAGCCAGGCCTCCCGGGCCGGACGGGCGCGGGACGGCCACCTCCACACCGGGTGCGACCTCCCGCAGCACGATGTTGCCCACGTTGTCGATGCCGTAGTGGACGGTGGCGATTCCGACCACCAGCGCCACCAGCACGTCGAACTGCCAGGCGCGCCGGGTGGGCCGCAACGGTGGGCCGCTCGGAATCCTGGCGTCGCGGACCCTCTCGCGGGCTGCTTCCCGCAGCCGCACCAGCGTCGTACGTGCGTTCATCACCGGCTCATTGTCGCCGTCGGCCGGATCCGTGGCGTCCGACTCGGAGGTTGTTCCGGCCCGAC is drawn from Streptomyces sp. NBC_00178 and contains these coding sequences:
- a CDS encoding sensor histidine kinase, whose amino-acid sequence is MNARTTLVRLREAARERVRDARIPSGPPLRPTRRAWQFDVLVALVVGIATVHYGIDNVGNIVLREVAPGVEVAVPRPSGPGGLALMVTLAAVASGALALRRRFPLAVLSVVTAATLATPHSVMRLTFYAFVIAVYSAAVHSPYRTATLVALPVSVLLVGTSGNSVTPIVPNEYIALLILVPMAGAAIGLRTWKLRTDEGRTRLSALEHEQGEVLRRAVEHERARIARELHDVVTHNVSVMVIQAGAARKIMITSPEQAGEALLAVEAGGRAAMTELRHVMGLLTMDDRDEGTDADTEAALAPQPGLDQLETLVGRVRNTGLHVDLTVAGPPRSLPPGLELAAYRVVQEGLTNTVKHASGATAAVTVDYGPRQLRVEVTDTGGHPGTGSGSGRGLIGLRERLAVYGGTLNTGRRLTGGYRVEALIPLETP